A stretch of the Bacillota bacterium genome encodes the following:
- a CDS encoding AbrB/MazE/SpoVT family DNA-binding domain-containing protein, translated as MYDTDLEIVKLGARCQMVLPARTRKDLGPSEGDEVLLSKTGNVVVVTGRQQNDTLRPSTNRS; from the coding sequence GTGTATGATACAGATCTGGAAATAGTGAAACTGGGCGCGAGATGTCAAATGGTTCTGCCCGCCAGGACGAGGAAGGACCTGGGGCCTTCCGAGGGAGACGAAGTACTGCTCAGCAAAACGGGGAACGTCGTGGTTGTCACCGGAAGGCAGCAAAACGATACCTTGAGGCCCAGCAC